The DNA segment CCTCGAAGCGCGAGACCTCGACCACGCGCTCGAACTCGCGAAGATGACCCCGATCGTCGAAGGCGGCGTCGACCTCGCCGAGGAGAGCGTCCAGGACGCGTATGTCGTCGCGCTCACGGCCTGGGAGCGCGACGGGATCCCCGAGCGTCCGGGCGCCTGGCTCACCACCGCCGCCCGCAACAAGGCGCTCTCGACGCTGGCCCGTCGGCAGACGCTGGAGGCCAAGCTCCCGTTGCTGGTGGTCGAGCCGCCGACGGAGAAACCGGCCGACCCGCTCAGCCTGGTCTTCACCTGCTGCCATCCCGCGCTGTCGCCGGAAGCCCGGATCGCGCTCACCCTCCGGCTGGTGTGCGGCCTCACCACGCCCGAGATCGCCCAGGCCTTCCTCGTCCCCGAGGCCACGATGGCCGCCCGGCTCACCCGCGTCGATCTGACCGATCGGGCGGTGGATCTCGCCCGGCTCCTGCACGCGCTGCTCCCCGACGAGTCCGAGGCCACCGGATTGCTGGCTCTGCTCCTCGTCCACAAGGCGCGGGAGGGAAGCCGGGTCGGACCGGAGGGCCGGCTCGTCCGCCTGGCCGACCAGGACCGTTCGGTCTGGGACCGGGTGGCGATCGCGGAGGCCGACCGACTGGTGGTGACCGCGCTGCGGTCGCGTCCTCCCGGGAGGTTCAGCCTGCAGGCCGCGATCGCCGCCCTTCACGCTCAGGCGCCGACGTACGACGCGACCGACTGGCCGCAGATACGGACGCTCTACGACGCGCTGCTCCGGGGGTGGCCGACGCCGGTCGTGGCGCTGAACCGGGCGGTAGCCGTGTCGATGGTGGACGGTCCGGCCGCCGAGATGATCGGCACGCCGGTCTCGGCGAGGTCGCGGAGGAGCGGGGCGTCGACGTCGGTCACGATGCCGGCCACGTCGCTCAGCCCGAGCACCGTGAACGGCGACGCGGCCCCGATCTTCTCGGCGCTGGCCAGCACGTAGGTGTCGGCGGCCCGCCGGGACAGCGCCCGCTTCATCGCGGCCTCGTCGGCGTCGCCGGTGGTGAGTCCTTCGGTCGGGTGCACGCCGGTGACGCCCATCAGGAAGACGTCCGCATGAACCAGGGACGCGGACTCGACGGCGGCGGCGCCGCACGCGACCGCGGAGTGCTTGAAGATCCGGCCGCCGATGACGTGTAGTTCGACCGCGGGGTGGTCGACGAGCGCGGACGCGATCGTCGGGCTGTGGGTGATGATCGTGGCGTTGAGGTCCCTCGGGAGGGCGCGGGTGACCGCGAGGGTCGTCGTGCCGCCGTCGAGGATCGCGGTGCAGCCGGGAGCGATCAACTGGGCGGCGCGGGCGGCCACGCGCTGCTTGGAGTCTGGTTGCACGTTCTTGCGCGTTTCTAGGTCACCGATCGCGGGTGAGACCGGGAGGGCACCGCCGTACACACGCTGGCACAGGCCGGCCGCCGCTAGCTCGCGAAGGTCGCGACGGATGCTGTCCTCGGAGATCCGCAGCTCAGCGGCAATGTCTTTGGCGACGATGCGGCCGTCGGTGCGGAGCCGGTCGAGCAGGAGCTCGTGACGCTGGGCGGCGAGCATTCATGTTCCTTCTTGTTTGTCCTTGGTATTGCACGTAGCGTACTACGCATGATGATTCTGATTGCTGGTCCCTACCGTTCCGGCACGGGCGACGATCCGGCGCTGATGGAGGCGAACCTGCGGCGGCTGGAGGAGGCCGCGTGGCCGCTCTTCCAGGCCGGGCACGTGCCGATGATCGGCGAGTGGGTCGCGTTACCGGTGCTTCGCGGGGCCGGTGGCACGGGTCCGGCCGATCCGATCGCGGCCGAGATCATGTACCCGACCGCGCAGCGGCTGCTCGAGCGCTGCGAGGGCGTGCTGCGGCTACCGGGCGAGTCGACCGGGGCCGACCAGGACGTGGCGATCGCCCGCGAACGGGGCATTCCGGTGTGGTTCAGTCTGGAAGACGTGCCGCCGTCTAACCTGCACGAATGAGCGTCGCGGACGAGATCGGCCGGGGTAGGTACGTCAGCCTGACGACGTACAAGAAGGACGGAACACCGGTGGCCACGCCGGTGTGGCACGCCTATGTCGACGGTGTGGTCTACGTGATCTCCGAGGCGAGCGCGTGGAAGGTCAAGCGGATCCGGAACAACCCGGCCGTGCAGCTCACCGTGTGCGGCATCCGGGGGCGGATCGCGCCGGACGCTCCGACGGCGTCGGGAACGGCCCAGCTGCTGGACGAATCCGAGGAGCCCAGGGTCCGGCGCTACATCGCGAAGAAGTACTGGATGTCACGGATCGCCAATACGGCGACCGCGGTGTTCCGCATCAAGCGCCCACCGGTGACCTGCATCGCGATCACGATTCCGTGACCGACGAGTGGTCGCCGGTCGCCGTCGCCTGGGCGCGGTGGTGGGGGACGTTCGCGGCGCCGGTCTGGGAGACGTTCGCCGACGGTAGCCGGGTGCTGGACGTCGGGTGCGGAAGCGGCGAGTTCCTGGCGTCGCTCGGGGCCCGCGGAGTCGCCGGGGCCGATCCGTCGCCGGCGATGGTGCAGCTCGCCGCGGCCGCGGCGCCGGGCGCGGACGTACGCGTAGCGGACGCCGAAGCCCTGCCGTGGGCCGACGACAGCTTCGACCTCGTGACCGCGATCAACGCGCTGCAGTTCGCCGACGACCCGGACGCGGCCGTCGCCGAGATGCTGCGCGTGACCGTGCCGGGCGGACACGTCGCGGTGGCGAACTGGGCCGAGCGGGCCCGCAACGACCTCGACGTGATCAACGCGGCGCTGGCCGACGAGCCGCTGGAAGACGGCGACCTGCGCCTGCCGGGCGGCCTCGAGGAGATGCTGGAACCCGCGGCCGACGTCCGGTCCGGCCTCGTCGAGGTCCCGTGGACGGCGGCGGACGACCACGACCTGGTCGCCGGCCTCCTGTTCGGCGAGGACGACCCGTCGCTGGCCCGGACGATTCTCGACGCGGCCCGCCCGTTCCGCACCGAGACCGGCGGCTACCGGTTCGTGAACCACTTCCGCTGGGCGATGGGCACGAAAAAGCCCG comes from the Cryptosporangium phraense genome and includes:
- a CDS encoding DeoR/GlpR family DNA-binding transcription regulator; protein product: MLAAQRHELLLDRLRTDGRIVAKDIAAELRISEDSIRRDLRELAAAGLCQRVYGGALPVSPAIGDLETRKNVQPDSKQRVAARAAQLIAPGCTAILDGGTTTLAVTRALPRDLNATIITHSPTIASALVDHPAVELHVIGGRIFKHSAVACGAAAVESASLVHADVFLMGVTGVHPTEGLTTGDADEAAMKRALSRRAADTYVLASAEKIGAASPFTVLGLSDVAGIVTDVDAPLLRDLAETGVPIISAAGPSTIDTATARFSATTGVGHPRSSAS
- a CDS encoding DUF4406 domain-containing protein; amino-acid sequence: MILIAGPYRSGTGDDPALMEANLRRLEEAAWPLFQAGHVPMIGEWVALPVLRGAGGTGPADPIAAEIMYPTAQRLLERCEGVLRLPGESTGADQDVAIARERGIPVWFSLEDVPPSNLHE
- a CDS encoding PPOX class F420-dependent oxidoreductase, which encodes MSVADEIGRGRYVSLTTYKKDGTPVATPVWHAYVDGVVYVISEASAWKVKRIRNNPAVQLTVCGIRGRIAPDAPTASGTAQLLDESEEPRVRRYIAKKYWMSRIANTATAVFRIKRPPVTCIAITIP
- a CDS encoding class I SAM-dependent methyltransferase produces the protein MTDEWSPVAVAWARWWGTFAAPVWETFADGSRVLDVGCGSGEFLASLGARGVAGADPSPAMVQLAAAAAPGADVRVADAEALPWADDSFDLVTAINALQFADDPDAAVAEMLRVTVPGGHVAVANWAERARNDLDVINAALADEPLEDGDLRLPGGLEEMLEPAADVRSGLVEVPWTAADDHDLVAGLLFGEDDPSLARTILDAARPFRTETGGYRFVNHFRWAMGTKKPGR